Sequence from the Flavobacterium sp. J372 genome:
TTTGTTACCCAAAAATTCTCAAAAAGAAAATGAATAAATTACTTGCTGTTGCATTGTGCCTGCTTGGGCTTAACTTGGTAAAGGCTCAAAATGAGAGAGTTATAACCACGGGTGTTCCGTTTTTACTGATTGCTGCCGATGCCCGCGCTGCCGGTATGGGAGACCAGGGGGTTGCTACATCTGCAGATACCTATTCACTGCAATGGAACCCTGCAAAATATGCATTTGCACTTGATAAGCAGGGCTTTTCAATCAACTATACGCCATACCTTACAGATATTGCCAATGACATTTCTCTTGGGCAGGTTACGTATTATAATCGATTTAATGAAAGAAGTGCGTTTGCCGCCAGCCTTCGTTATTTTGGCTTAGGTGATATTGAGCTGAGGCAGACGGGCGACCCTAATGAAGTGCCGGTAACTCGTAATCCTAATGAACTTGCGGTTGACCTTGCTTACGCACTTAAACTAAGTGAACGTTTCTCAATGTCGGTTGCAGGGCGCTACATCCGTTCCAACCTGCGTATACCTGAAGCAGCGGGGGGCGGAGATGCCAGTGCGGCAAGTTCGTTCGCTTTTGACGTAGCCGGTTTCTATCAAAGTGAAGAGATTGCTTATGATGATTTTAACGGACGCTGGAGGGCTGGCTTCAACTTCCAGAACTTAGGTCCAAAGATCAGCTACGACAATGACGAGCAGCTAAGTTCAAACTTCCTACCGGCCAATATGAGGCTTGGTGCGGGCTTCGACTTTATTTTTGATGAATACAATAAGATAGGTATTAACCTAGAGACAACTAAGTTGTTAGTCCCTACGCCTCAAAACCCGGATATTAACGGTGACGGCACAGTAACTAATGATGAATATACGCAAGCAAATAAAGAATATCGCGACATCAACTGGGTTTCAGGTGTCTTCCAGTCGTTTGGTGATGCGCCTGACGGTTTCAG
This genomic interval carries:
- the porV gene encoding type IX secretion system outer membrane channel protein PorV; this encodes MNKLLAVALCLLGLNLVKAQNERVITTGVPFLLIAADARAAGMGDQGVATSADTYSLQWNPAKYAFALDKQGFSINYTPYLTDIANDISLGQVTYYNRFNERSAFAASLRYFGLGDIELRQTGDPNEVPVTRNPNELAVDLAYALKLSERFSMSVAGRYIRSNLRIPEAAGGGDASAASSFAFDVAGFYQSEEIAYDDFNGRWRAGFNFQNLGPKISYDNDEQLSSNFLPANMRLGAGFDFIFDEYNKIGINLETTKLLVPTPQNPDINGDGTVTNDEYTQANKEYRDINWVSGVFQSFGDAPDGFSEELKEFTYAVGAEYMYQDSFAFRLGYFNESEMKGARKFFSLGAGFRYTIVKVDVSYLFSASQVRNPLENTLRFSLTFNFGDKYDEY